TTGTATATGAAAGcaacaatatttataattatcagGTAAATATCTGGGaataattgtaaattaaaagcatataaatatataaaaataaaatgaaaatccAAATAAAGATTATGACAGTGATTGTTGCTTCAATAACATATAATTAATAGaaagtaatataattattaataaaaaaaaatatattttaccattatttttatcattatgcAACAGTTATTAAATgcatcattattataattgatgtatgttttattttatatgaagtataattactttaaagaaaataataataattttaatttatcttaaaatatcatttaaaaaaattttttactcataaaacatatatattttattaattattttctagtaaataaaaacatttttaataaaataacatttaaaatattattttagtatattttattaataaattatgtattgtttcaaaaaattttaataaattttttttttgtataaaatacttttgattaattaataattttatattattcttttagagttatatttttaattacaataatttactatttgattaatatttttaatatatatatatatatataatataatattttatgttgaaaatttgaaaaagaaaaatttaataatagagAGATTTTGAGATCATTTAAGAGAGTAATCTCTTTAATTCATCATAACCTGATGTGGCAGAAAACTGAATGGTAAGTCAATTAAGTTTcttaattaaaaacataacaatataatagtattaatatatagtctttttttttctattctAAAAGTTTTACCCATCACAACATCATTACACAATTCACACTACCATTTATACTATATATAACTTGAAAAGCTCACCTTTCCATGTTTATCTTCAAAATGACTCttcttttacatttttaattttacaatccctctatatatatatatatttatttttttttttatacaaaggTGATAAAATAGTTTGAATTTAACAActttaaacaataatatatccttaatataaaatgtaatccttttttcaataaatggtatcttcttcattttaaatattaatgtaatttttCTAACAAAAATGCCTAGTGTCCATTTTCTATTgatatatcatatatatattttataatctaTTCTTAAAATTAGATTGGATCTACCACAAAggaataaacaaaatataagtTTAGCATAGTTGTATTTGTAAATAAGTGCGAAATTAAcaggaagaaaaaaattcttttttttatttttattcaatatttatttctctaattttgtattaaaaagtattgttaaaataaagtttttacttagtcgattaaaaattacttttaacaTAATTAAATCATCATTAAGTTTTCTAaactttttctaaatataaaaataaaaaaataagatttttttaaaattacattttttgataaattgtttttttttttgtaatttttttgctattatttatctactataataatattaatttttattttttgttttgttatatttattcataataaatatttgatagatttttattaaaaaaaaaacttttttagtaataaggaaaaaatatatattgagGATCATCGTAAATATCGTAAACGAGGCATGTTTTTTCATGCTACATTAGCAAGAGCTTTTATACAATCATTACATCTACGTGGTGATGATGATTTCACTGATagattaaattattattataccCCAATAATGTTAGCAGTGGCatgtttattaatatcaGCTAAACAATATGGTGGTACACCAATAGAATGTTGGATTAATCCACATTCAAAAGAATCAATGGAACAATATATTGAAAGTTATTGTTGGATACAAAATACTTACTGGGTACCAATGTATGAAAATATTCCTGATGATCATTCTACTAGAGAACAAAAACAAATTGGTTATTATCAATGGGTaccttttatattaattgcTGAAGCATTAATGTTTTCTTTACCATGTATCATATGGAGATTAATGAATTGGCAATGTGgtataaatattcaaaatatgGTTTCAGCTGGTGTTGAAATAAGAGGAATGATGGATGAAGAAGAAAGAGAAAAAGCATTACTTAGTTTATCTAATTCTTTTCTTGATTTTTTAGATATGCAAGATTATAATTCTAATATTAATAGACCAAtgtcatttttttcaaaaattaagttatcaaatttattgaaaGGACAATATATGAcatgtttatatttatttattaaaacaatatatgcattaaatataataattcaatTTGTACTTCTTAATAAAGCACTCAAAAATGATgaacactttttttttggtattcAAGTTTTACATGATTTATATAATGGTAAACCATGGACTGAATCAGGACATTTTCCACGTGTAACATTATGTGATTTTGAGGTAAGACATCTTGCTAATTTAAATAGATATACAGTTCAATGTgcattattgataaatatattaaatgaaaaagtttttgCTTTTTTTTGGTTGTGGTATCTAATACTTGCTTCTATTACAATTGCTTCACTTATATATTGGATGAGTAATTGTCTTATTGGAATTGaaaaattacattatattttaaaatttatgtatataaaagaaaatactGATAGAAAAAAGTACCTTTCAtataatggtaaaaaaagatataaaatgtttgatgatatttttggtggaaaaaaagatataagtaatgtaaaaaaaattttaccacCATCATCACATTTATTAGAAGCTTTTGTTTTTGATTTTCTTCATACTGATGGTGTTTTTGTATTAAGATTAATGTCAAATCATGCTGGAGATTTAATAGTAATGAATActgtaataaatttatggAAAGAATTTCAGGCAAGAAATTGGATGGAATTTGAACATTTTACCCCAAGAAGACATGAAACTTCATTTATTGGTATTAGTAATAAAGTTGCACATTATGCTGAAAATTCTCATGAACCatctaataataatgattatagtaataataaaaaagatattgaaattactattgaaaatgataatttaccaaattttaaacaaaaaactacacaaatgtaatttttttttaaattaaaatttattattaatatttatagaaaaaaaataattgttcaTAATGGAGAACAAATAGAAAGTGGTAAGACATCAACAACCTCAACAGGAAATGATTTGTATAAAAGTACATTTGAAGAAGTTGTACCATATAATCTATAATTTTGCTGCCTCCAACATGATATTAGTAAGATACCTGAATGGTATGCTCCTAGCAGTATCTTGCTGtttcattataaatttctATAACACTTTTgaagtatataaataattagcAGATTAGATATAACTTTTCAACTaccattttttaatgttttaaaataatgatgtaCAGATATGtatgatatttttacaaaaaatattttatcaaatatgaCTTTGTATTCAAATTATAAGGCCATACTTTTATTGCAATGATATAATGtatcttaaatatatttgtaactttttttaactttgtctaaaaataattaatattataaaacgTAAAATGTATGATAGTATAATTTATTGGCCAactatttacaataaattttgtattaaaaagataacttttttttttaatttttatttttagaaacttcaaagttattattttaggAGAATATTCTTGGAAATTATTCATGAATTAAAAACTTAATGTTAATCATAAATTagtacattaattttttatttttacaaatattaaaatacttaAATTTTGGTACTTAATGTATCTTATAATTActaactaaaaaatttaaatttatttctggATTATTAGTATAATATACTCCAGAGCCTTATCCATCTTCCATCAAAAACCCTGTATCAATGGCTTcatttcaaaaaaagtttataacgtttttttgaaaaaagtttaattttaaaaaatatgtttgaaTTCAATTTtggaaaatgataatttttagatagttttaaaaaaatgattataaaatataatttttgagactgaaaaaataacttttttatcttttctgTTTTCAAAAGATCACAACAAAATGAATAATACGGTCTggttattgtttaaaataattattttataacaaagtTATGATCGATAAAAAGTATAGAAgtttctaaaaatgaaaatgaaattttataagaaGTTTTGACTAATTAGAAATTTCAGGTTCAATCTCAAAATCCCACTtctaacttttatatttttttttacaaaaagtcaacatcaaaaacattttttgttaaatttcattttaaaattaataaagtaaattttgCAGCAATATGCAtgaaatcaaattttttttacaaaaatgcTTATGCTTTAAGTTAttagttcttttttttagaaaagtttattaaaattaattttattttaaagttcaCTCACAACCCGATGAACATTTTTTTCCGCTGTTTACCAATTAGTCGGAAATTTTTCTGACAATGtgcattatttatttttgttaacacatattttttacaaaacaattttaatataaaatatacgCCATTTGAactttgaaaataaaactttttaaaaatctattataataaaaataattttacaatgtaagtttaattatatttatatgataattttattttagttcAAAATTTGTTACAGCaattattcataaaataaatatatatatttgtgtgttttttattaaagtatttttacaACTATTCATGATATcatatgtaaatttttttatttctagtTTTCATAAGatgaatttaaattttgcGGTTATTGTATATTCGTGgtacaaaaaataaagaaaagaagaaaattatattaaaataaaacttttctttacttaaactattattttttttttaaatgtttaaaaattaataaaagttgttatccttttaaattttattgttgggatagtattttttttattttattttattaaattcgttgtaaaacaatattattgaataatttttttaaattctgaCACATAGAAAGTATGGAGCATTTTGACGGGTATTTTTCTGATAATCTGGTTTGTGTAcaactttattaaaaaattaaaaacaatatatcatattgtttaatacaataatttaaatgacaataaagtattatttatattttgattgaatcctttaatactaaaatgacaataataaatttttaaaaataagctCCGTTGCATAAATATTTCCATTTTATTTCCTTTTGTTTTTTGTTATCTCACTCTTTGAAGCTAAATGAACTGGAAGTGCATTTATTTGACGGTTGTCAGAGTGAATTGATGAATGAGACTTCGATTTTGTAGGCAGTCCATTCGACCGTGTTGACTGTTCCATGGGTGAAAACACAAAACTGTTTTCTTTACTATTACAAATGACTTTACTTATACTTTCACTATAACAACCAGCATGAGGTAAATTATATGGATTTTCTGATATTGGAGTTGAAGGCATTTCTGAATCATGCATTAAACTTGTTGAAGAACCTCCAGATGTTGGATTTACCTTGTGTTTGTAGTAAGCTTGCCATTTCGTCAGTAAATCTTTTTCTGTTATTTCACACCTTGTTTCTCTTTCTACCAGTAATTGTTCTTTCtcaattaattctttttcacGTGCATCAAATAGTTCcttgtttttcttttctcTTTCTACAAGTTCCATTTGTTTTTCACGTAACTCTTCAAGCTTACTTGAATTAGAATATGaatcaatatttttacatcCTTTTAATGATGCCACTTGAGCCGCCATTAATGTAACATCTGAACGAAGTCTAACAACTTCTGATCTTAACtctatattttcttttaataacttttcaGCTGCTCTCCTTGAGTTATCACCTCTTATCAGGGCAAAATTTGACAAGTCTTCTTTTGTTGGAGATAAATTTACCTCGTCTGCTGATAAATCTGGAACAGTAGTATGTCTCCTATAATTTGATAAGATAGCTTTTGTATTTGATTTATCTTGCTGTCCAGCATAAGTAGAAACTCTTTTAACACAACTTTTTTTCTTCCCATCAGAATCACTATCATCTGAATCATTCTTACAAAATATTCCATTCCATGTATCAAAAAGATCCTTACAATCGTCTCTTTCTAATTTCTTAAGACATTCTATATATTCAGCATTGTCAAAAACTCGAATTCTATCTAACTCatcaaatttatcataaattgcttttattgttttactagggatttgtttatttttggCAAATGGCATTGAAGCAATATGTGTTTTCAATTGTTTATACCAAGATATCCTATCTTGAACATATTTAGTTATCATAAGATCTTCAGTTTTtctattatcaaaaattgatTCCATTTCAGACCACcaagtattatatttttcaaatgtttTTGCATCCAAACCAAAAGTATCTTCAATTGGAGCATAATGAAGATTATTTCTAGAAACAACATCTTGTTTCCTATGTGTAGATAATAATTCATATTCATCTTCCTCATCATCACcgaaatgttttatttttgattttgttTCTCGTAATGCTGTTTCAAAATCTTGCATCTTTTCTTTGTCAGTAAAACGAAGAATAATCATAtcagtattttttttacttaaatgCATAATTACAAGTTTACTTTGCCTTTCAATTGGTCTTGTTGAAGTAtgttttatagaaaatacaGCCTGATGATTATCCAAATTAAAGAAGTATgctatattatttttaataacaaaaaaaactaatatatCATCAAATAACGCCAAAagtaatatacttttttcttCACGTCCTTTCCTAGATTGCCTAAAATAATCCGCTCTACTTATGCAAACAATTTTTCTTGAATTACACGGAgcttgataaattaaatccTGTAAAGTAAATGCTTGTCCACAATACAAACCGtatgaatttttatcaatcatTTGTTTAAAAGAATCCCATAACTTATTAATTTGAtacttatttaaattattatcaatagtAGCTGTAAATAATTTCATAGTTTCATAAGCAGCAGAGGCTTTTTCAAATagatctttatttttttctgatTTTGCAATTCTTTCTAACAACATTGGATACTTGGTACATCTTTGTGATAAAAGTCCTAAACAACTTTTATAATCTCTTCCTTTAAAAGATAcatctttatttaatttattacaataattattaaatttagtaTTCTTGGAATATGTTACATCGTATAACCGTTTCATTTCATCAGATCCAGAACATAATTCAGTGTAACTTGCATAAACAACATTTAAACTATTTTGATTggcaaaataatttaaaattatatcactAATTTCTGTAATAACTACAGATTCTTCTAATCTTGATTTAAGTGATGACAAAAACGACatatgaaattttataagattATCTGTAGCCGGTTGTGGTACAAGGTTAACATCACCGtcattaacaaaaattgatTCTTCACGAAGGTTATGATTGAAACATTGccgtaataataaaagaactTCACAATAATTCTTCTCAGTACCTACTAATTCTCGTATAGtgttttgtttttctttttcgGTTCttgacaattttttaaactctggatgtttatataaatcttGATTTTGAGGATCCCAATTATAATATTCTGCCCAATCAGACATTTTCAATAGTTCAGCGTTATGATGTTTATTAGAAATAGCTGAATGTAATGATACTAAGTCTGTTGATATTTTACGTGTTTCTGTACCTGAAGGTGTATTTTGATTTGTTGTACCACTAAACTGAGAATGTGAATTTAATGCTGTTCTTATGTCATCAGGTAAAcctaaaaatatacaaattttgaatatttacaatttataaaaatactataaatacttttttttaataaattttgtttttctaaatttgtcttaataattttattaggTGGACTATGAGAATACTTTCTTCCagaaattttttgaataattttaagttttataaaatcctcaaaaacatttattaatgaGTGAGTTTGTAAATTCTTAGAATTAGTGGAAACAGcagaatttaaattattacgaaatattttatttccactattatataaatattcacTATTACTACGTGATAATGTTTGTTTAGGTAAAGAAGTTTTTCTTACAAACCGAAAAGAAGTTAGCTCAGGAGATAAATTATGAGGATGCATATCAATTAAACAACTTGGTACGTCTACATTTCCTAAATGATCtacttttgataaattattttcatttctaAGAGAAATAGTAACGCCCTCATTATTTGAAGGTAAAATCGTTCGATTAGTTGGTTTAAATTCGAGAGTATTTAAATCCAAGTAACACATATCATCAGTAATTACAACATTTTCTGGAACATTATAAAGTTCTTCTTTAGAGGATAACAATTCTGATAAATCAATTGAACAATAAGAATGTCCatcttgaaaataaatacaaatatcATCTTTGACATTTTTAGATCTAACTTTACTATGACTATGTCTACGAGGTCTAATTTCATTCTCTAAAAGTTGATCACAATTACTAGAATACTCATTATCATTTTCCAGTAAACTTAAATCAGACATTGAAAACCAATTATATTCCAAGATTCGTTTAGTAAATTGAACATCCTCATTACTATCGATTTCAGGCAAACAATTATCAACATTAAAACTACATATGACCTTCAAATTGGGTAATTTTCCAGAGGGATAATCTTTCTTTGAAGTATTATGTATCTTAATCTTCTTAGAAATGcgatttttcttttctttacCACCTAAGGTACTCTCAATAATGGCTGATGAATGTCGTCTTCCagtatttttataagaagGTTCATTAGGTATAGTTtccattaaataaatgtaaataaatataacgAATATAAGTTATGAATATAACACATAtgatgaaatatattttaatgtcttttttaacttttaataattataaatgtttgtTAAGAATAAggaatgattttaaaaaatgccCTTTAAGATGTATCTAATGGAATGAAAACAACAAAatgacatttaaaaataaatgtggGGTACTgtcaaaaacttttaaaaaaatttaagaattttgtttaataaaaccTACCCATAATTACATCTGTTGTGGTAAATGAAACTTGACTTTTTGTTTTCATAACATCAATGGGGAGTGtggaactttttttttgatcacCAACAATCAAATTACAACTCTGATTAATTGATTCAAATGTCGCTTCTGATATTGTCTTTGAACCAAGTCCAGAATTTGGAAATATACCTTGTAGGGATGGTTTTgactaaattttatataaaataattaattttatgtaataaaagtaacttacacttttcttttttccaCCAAACAATGAGCCTAATATACCTTTGGAACCCTTATCATTGCTTTTTGCTTTACTAATACTGGATGTCAATCTAAATTTAGTAGATTTTGTAGATGGTTTTTTgagtttattaattttacaacTGAAAAGGCATTCAAAGACAATACATGCAggttagtaaaaatataataacataaaGGAGACACTATTTGtgtcaaataataattaaacaaaaaaagcATTGGGCAAAAACATGTCCAtagacaaaaataaataaaaacttacttTTCCTCTAACTCTTTTTCTTTCTCCGttaaattaaattcttttaatgaaTCATGTCGCTTAGACATATTGTTTTCTAAAgatgataaattattgtctttttttttcaacgaacttttatcttttttgtcattttttgAAACAATTAGTGAAGTGGTTGATTGAATTACTGGTAAATTGATATCATCACACGAAGTCTCCAATTCTTTTGTAAACTCCAATTCACTTTCTTTAGAAGTTTCTAGATCTGTTAGATCAGTACTACTTTTTGACAAACATTGAATTCCATAATTTCCCACCGTCAAAAATTGACTTTTACATTTGCTTTCTCTTGAAGATCCAACTACATCTCGACCATTCTTTGATCTATCCCGTATCGCTACATTTTCAACACTTTCCAATGGATTGTTTGCTAGAAACACCTCCTGATCATTGTCAAATGGAAGCACATTAGTTTTATCTTTATTCATAAATGTGTTATCTTCTGATCTACCACGACGATGTGGTGTAACACCAAATATAGACAATGAACCTCTCCTTTCACAAGATCTTTCTTTAACTGTATGAAACTTTGGAGCAATATCTACCGGTTCTTCCATTGAATCTGTATTTTCACTAATTTTGCTTAATGAAAATGAAGGTCCATACAAAACAGGTGTTGACTCAACAACATCATCAAAATCAAAACTTCCTTCTTTTGAACTTTGTAATATTTCCTGATTTAAAAGTGAATCTTTGCCATCATTTAAAGATATTCCACTATGActttcaataataaaattactttctTGTTGTTGACTTAATACATTAGAAGACTCCATGGTCccaatattattaaacaaagAATTATCAGTAACAGAATCGATAGATTTCAATGAATCTGAcaaattacaataaattttgtctaaatttttttcaaaacaaTCACCCTTCTCTAAAACTGATGTTGAAATGGTATGTTTTGACGTTTTGTAATCACTcaacaaattattttcttctattttattaaatgactTTGACAATTTAATACTCTTATTATAc
This Strongyloides ratti genome assembly S_ratti_ED321, chromosome : 2 DNA region includes the following protein-coding sequences:
- a CDS encoding Dbl homology (DH) domain-containing protein; this translates as METIPNEPSYKNTGRRHSSAIIESTLGGKEKKNRISKKIKIHNTSKKDYPSGKLPNLKVICSFNVDNCLPEIDSNEDVQFTKRILEYNWFSMSDLSLLENDNEYSSNCDQLLENEIRPRRHSHSKVRSKNVKDDICIYFQDGHSYCSIDLSELLSSKEELYNVPENVVITDDMCYLDLNTLEFKPTNRTILPSNNEGVTISLRNENNLSKVDHLGNVDVPSCLIDMHPHNLSPELTSFRFVRKTSLPKQTLSRSNSEYLYNSGNKIFRNNLNSAVSTNSKNLQTHSLINVFEDFIKLKIIQKISGRKYSHSPPNKIIKTNLEKQNLLKKSLPDDIRTALNSHSQFSGTTNQNTPSGTETRKISTDLVSLHSAISNKHHNAELLKMSDWAEYYNWDPQNQDLYKHPEFKKLSRTEKEKQNTIRELVGTEKNYCEVLLLLRQCFNHNLREESIFVNDGDVNLVPQPATDNLIKFHMSFLSSLKSRLEESVVITEISDIILNYFANQNSLNVVYASYTELCSGSDEMKRLYDVTYSKNTKFNNYCNKLNKDVSFKGRDYKSCLGLLSQRCTKYPMLLERIAKSEKNKDLFEKASAAYETMKLFTATIDNNLNKYQINKLWDSFKQMIDKNSYGLYCGQAFTLQDLIYQAPCNSRKIVCISRADYFRQSRKGREEKSILLLALFDDILVFFVIKNNIAYFFNLDNHQAVFSIKHTSTRPIERQSKLVIMHLSKKNTDMIILRFTDKEKMQDFETALRETKSKIKHFGDDEEDEYELLSTHRKQDVVSRNNLHYAPIEDTFGLDAKTFEKYNTWWSEMESIFDNRKTEDLMITKYVQDRISWYKQLKTHIASMPFAKNKQIPSKTIKAIYDKFDELDRIRVFDNAEYIECLKKLERDDCKDLFDTWNGIFCKNDSDDSDSDGKKKSCVKRVSTYAGQQDKSNTKAILSNYRRHTTVPDLSADEVNLSPTKEDLSNFALIRGDNSRRAAEKLLKENIELRSEVVRLRSDVTLMAAQVASLKGCKNIDSYSNSSKLEELREKQMELVEREKKNKELFDAREKELIEKEQLLVERETRCEITEKDLLTKWQAYYKHKVNPTSGGSSTSLMHDSEMPSTPISENPYNLPHAGCYSESISKVICNSKENSFVFSPMEQSTRSNGLPTKSKSHSSIHSDNRQINALPVHLASKSEITKNKRK
- a CDS encoding Innexin family-containing protein — translated: MFFHATLARAFIQSLHLRGDDDFTDRLNYYYTPIMLAVACLLISAKQYGGTPIECWINPHSKESMEQYIESYCWIQNTYWVPMYENIPDDHSTREQKQIGYYQWVPFILIAEALMFSLPCIIWRLMNWQCGINIQNMVSAGVEIRGMMDEEEREKALLSLSNSFLDFLDMQDYNSNINRPMSFFSKIKLSNLLKGQYMTCLYLFIKTIYALNIIIQFVLLNKALKNDEHFFFGIQVLHDLYNGKPWTESGHFPRVTLCDFEVRHLANLNRYTVQCALLINILNEKVFAFFWLWYLILASITIASLIYWMSNCLIGIEKLHYILKFMYIKENTDRKKYLSYNGKKRYKMFDDIFGGKKDISNVKKILPPSSHLLEAFVFDFLHTDGVFVLRLMSNHAGDLIVMNTVINLWKEFQARNWMEFEHFTPRRHETSFIGISNKVAHYAENSHEPSNNNDYSNNKKDIEITIENDNLPNFKQKTTQIKKIIVHNGEQIESGKTSTTSTGNDLYKSTFEEVVPYNL